A single genomic interval of Calypte anna isolate BGI_N300 chromosome 3, bCalAnn1_v1.p, whole genome shotgun sequence harbors:
- the TBCC gene encoding tubulin-specific chaperone C, which translates to MEAATEAEAVAPAPPAAAPAEELQPPVVFVAPLKPEMAAAAPVVLPERLQRREAERQQGVERQRQKKEAQVVKEEQSEFFVAAFSREREAVEALLAEGLLEEAAARLQGLQKLLTESVRFLAAYEVRQGQEAVARLQGDLAARRQQLQPKKKFAFRNLKKEAAPGSEPRPAEPARPAVAAPTSGHVSAEGPSLCGFRGAVDRELEMGPAELLQRDVELSGLRGCRVRLRGNANTLRVRDCQGCTVLCGPVSTSVQVDDCSDCLLVLACQQLRTYCTRDCRFYVLVTSRVVIEDSTRVSFAPYTWSYPGIDRDFESSGLDRKRNNWNTVDDFHWLATDKPSPNWSLIPEQERISCWD; encoded by the coding sequence ATGGAGGCAGCGACTGAGGCGGAGGCGGTGGCACCGGCACCACCAGCCGCGGCACCCGCCGAGGAGCTACAGCCGCCCGTCGTCTTCGTGGCTCCCCTGAAGCCTGAGAtggccgccgccgcccccgtAGTGCTGCCGGAGCGGCTGCAGCGGCGGGAAGCGGAGCGGCAGCAGGGCGTGGAGCGGCAGCGGCAGAAGAAAGAGGCACAGGTGGTGAAGGAGGAGCAGAGTGAGTTCTTCGTGGCCGCCTTCTCCCGGGAGCGGGAGGCGGTGGAAGCGCTGCTGGCGGAGGGACTGCTGGAGGAGGCGGCCGCCCGCCTACAGGGGCTGCAGAAACTGCTGACCGAGAGCGTGCGCTTCCTGGCGGCCTACGAGGTGCGGCAGGGGCAGGAGGCCGTGGCGCGGCTCCAGGGGGACCTGGCAGCCCGCcgccagcagctgcagcctaAGAAGAAATTCGCCTTTCGGAACCTCAAGAAAGAAGCGGCTCCGGGCAGCGAGCCGCGCCCCGCGGAGCCCGCCCGGCCTGCAGTCGCCGCGCCGACCAGCGGCCACGTCTCCGCCGAAGGGCCATCGCTCTGCGGGTTCAGAGGCGCCGTGGACCGGGAGCTGGAGATGGGCCCCGCCGAGCTGCTGCAGCGCGACGTGGAGCTCtcggggctgcggggctgccGGGTGCGGCTCCGCGGCAACGCCAACACCCTGCGAGTGCGGGACTGCCAGGGCTGCACCGTGCTCTGCGGGCCCGTCTCCACCTCCGTGCAGGTAGACGATTGCAGCGATTGCCTCCTGGTGTTGGCCTGCCAGCAGCTCCGCACCTACTGCACCCGCGACTGCCGGTTCTACGTGCTGGTGACCAGCCGAGTCGTGATCGAGGACAGCACTCGGGTCTCCTTTGCCCCCTACACTTGGAGCTACCCTGGTATCGACAGAGATTTCGAGTCTTCTGGACTGGATAGAAAGAGGAACAACTGGAACACGGTGGATGACTTCCACTGGCTGGCGACTGACAAGCCTTCGCCCAACTGGAGCCTGATCCCCGAGCAGGAAAGAATCAGCTGCTGGGACTGa